In Pseudomonas sp. MTM4, one genomic interval encodes:
- a CDS encoding sodium:solute symporter family protein, whose amino-acid sequence MSQYWINMLFVGASFLLYIGIAVWARAGSTKEFYVAGGGVHPVTNGMATAADWMSAASFISMAGIIASGGYATSVYLMGWTGGYVLLAMLLAPYLRKFGKFTVPDFIGDRFYSRGARLVAVICLILISVTYVIGQMSGAGVAFSRFLEVSNSAGIWIAAAIVFAYAVFGGMKGITYTQVAQYVVLIIAYTIPAVFIAMQLTGNPIPMFGMFGTHVESGMPLLDKLDTVVQDLGFAAYTADVDNKLNMFLFTLSLMIGTAGLPHVIIRFFTVPKVADARWSAGWTLIFIALLYLTAPAVASMARLNLVDTIYPEGPQAEAIQYEARPGWIQTWEQTGLITWEDKNSDGRIQMYNDTNATFAPTAQERGWNGNELVVNNDIIVLANPEIANLPGWVIGLIAAGAIAAALSTAAGLLLAISSAISHDLIKTIINPKISEKNEMMAARLSMTAAIILATWLGLNPPGFAAQVVALAFGLAAASLFPALMMGIFSKRVNSKGAVAGMLVGLVSTSVYIFLYLGWFFIPGTASIANTPDNWIFGISPQAFGAIGAVLNFAVAYAVSMATEAPPQEIQDLVESVRTPKGAGVALDH is encoded by the coding sequence ATGAGTCAATATTGGATTAACATGTTGTTCGTGGGCGCATCCTTTCTCCTATATATAGGGATTGCGGTGTGGGCCCGAGCTGGGTCGACCAAAGAGTTCTATGTAGCTGGCGGTGGCGTCCATCCTGTAACAAACGGTATGGCGACAGCGGCTGACTGGATGTCTGCGGCTTCGTTCATCTCCATGGCGGGGATCATCGCTTCCGGTGGTTATGCCACTTCGGTCTACCTGATGGGTTGGACCGGTGGCTACGTGCTGCTGGCAATGTTGCTGGCGCCCTATCTGCGCAAATTCGGCAAGTTCACCGTACCTGACTTCATCGGTGATCGCTTCTACAGCCGAGGCGCGCGCCTGGTCGCGGTTATCTGCCTGATTCTGATCTCCGTCACTTATGTAATCGGCCAGATGTCCGGTGCTGGCGTGGCCTTCTCCCGCTTCCTCGAAGTGAGCAACTCCGCCGGTATCTGGATTGCCGCTGCGATCGTGTTCGCCTATGCGGTATTCGGTGGCATGAAGGGCATTACTTATACCCAGGTGGCGCAGTACGTGGTGCTGATCATCGCGTACACCATTCCGGCCGTGTTCATTGCCATGCAACTGACTGGCAACCCGATCCCGATGTTCGGCATGTTCGGCACTCACGTCGAATCCGGTATGCCGCTGCTGGACAAGCTGGATACTGTCGTTCAGGACCTGGGCTTCGCTGCCTACACTGCTGATGTCGACAACAAGCTGAACATGTTCCTGTTCACCCTGTCGCTGATGATCGGTACCGCTGGTCTGCCGCACGTCATCATCCGCTTCTTCACCGTACCGAAAGTAGCTGATGCTCGCTGGTCGGCTGGCTGGACGCTGATCTTCATCGCCCTCTTGTACCTGACTGCTCCGGCCGTTGCGTCCATGGCTCGTCTGAACCTTGTCGATACCATCTATCCGGAAGGCCCGCAGGCTGAAGCGATTCAGTACGAAGCGCGTCCGGGCTGGATCCAGACGTGGGAACAAACCGGTCTGATCACTTGGGAAGACAAGAACAGCGATGGTCGTATCCAGATGTACAACGACACCAACGCTACCTTCGCCCCCACTGCCCAAGAGCGTGGTTGGAACGGTAACGAGCTGGTCGTCAACAACGACATCATCGTGCTGGCCAACCCGGAAATCGCCAACCTGCCGGGCTGGGTTATCGGTCTGATCGCTGCGGGTGCCATCGCGGCAGCCTTGTCGACAGCTGCGGGCTTGCTGCTGGCAATCTCTTCTGCCATCAGTCACGACTTGATCAAGACGATCATCAATCCGAAGATCAGCGAGAAGAACGAGATGATGGCGGCGCGTCTATCCATGACCGCAGCAATCATCCTGGCTACCTGGCTGGGGCTGAACCCGCCGGGCTTCGCGGCACAGGTGGTGGCGCTAGCGTTCGGTCTTGCTGCAGCGAGCCTGTTCCCAGCGCTGATGATGGGGATCTTCTCCAAGCGCGTGAACAGCAAGGGTGCCGTTGCTGGCATGCTGGTTGGTCTGGTGAGCACTAGCGTGTACATCTTCCTGTACCTGGGCTGGTTCTTCATCCCAGGCACTGCGTCCATCGCCAACACGCCTGACAACTGGATATTCGGCATCTCTCCGCAGGCCTTCGGCGCCATCGGAGCGGTACTGAACTTCGCAGTTGCTTACGCTGTGTCTATGGCCACT